The DNA sequence ATAATTCTGATGTTACACTCTATGCAGACAGTATAGCGGTTCTGGAATCTAAGTTCCTCACAGTAACAAAATATGATTATAATCCGGATATCATGAACGAAGCAATGACGGTAGATGCTATCTATATGATTCCAGGAAAGGGTACGGAAGTTGCAGTAGAACCAGGCAAATCTCTTGTCTTGGCATTGAATGCCAAGAATCATACAGAAGCAAACTCAGCTTCATTTGATTTAAGTAAGGCTGATTACGAATTCTATGATGAGAGTTCAAATCCACGCTTCACAGACGATGACAATGCCAGTGTTCCTAATCTGGATAAATGGTATTGCAGTTCACGTACCTATTTCTCTTTGCATAACCGTGGTTTCAATACTTATGCCATTGCCCGTATGCATGGCGATAAGGAGAAGTATCTCGAAGAGAATACTTACGATGCCAGCTATGTGATGAAAGTGAATGGTAATGCTTTTCCGATGACAGCCAAGAACTGTATCAAGGTTCCTAATTCCTGGATACTGGATGCGGTTAATCTTTCTATTGCATCTATGTGGCAATGGAATCTGGTAGCTGCAAACCTTGATGCAGGATGGGCTCATTGTGGTCAGGTAGACAAAGATGAAAACCGCTACGGCAAGTCAGTAATCCGTAAGAAGGATGCTGATGGCAAATGGGTTGATACCAATAATTCTACCAATGATTTCGAATCAGATGCAACAGTCTCTTTCCTGAAGAAATAGGCATTCTTGTATAATTTTAAAAAAGAAAAATTTATGAAGAATCAGTTTTTGGGATTATTCCTTCTCTCTTTGTTTCCAGCTTCATTGTTCGCTCAGACTGTGGAGCAGGACACTTCCGTGCGACAGGGCAAATTGAAGAATGGACTGACTTACTATATACGACATAATAATAAAGAGGCAGGCCTTGCCGATTTCTATATTGCCCAGCGCGTAGGTTCCATCCTTGAGGAACCCCGTCAGCGTGGACTGGCTCATTTTCTGGAGCACATGGCTTTTAATGGTACCAAGCATTTCCCTGGCAAGGGGAAGAAGTTGGGAATCGTGCCTTGGTGTGAAACCATAGGTGTTAAGTTTGGAGCCAACCTGAATGCCTATACATCTGTAGATCAGACAGTCTATCACATCGGGTCTGCCCCTGTCAAGCGTGAGGGCATTATCGATTCGTGTCTTCTGGTACTCAACGACTGGAGCCAGTATATCAATCTCGAACCTAAGGAGATAGACAAGGAACGTGGTGTTATTCATGAAGAGTGGAGAAACCGGCGTACCGGTATGGCCATGCAGCGCATGATGGAGAATGTGATGCCAAAAATCTACAAGGGAAGCAAATATGAAGATTGTATGCCTATCGGCAGTATGGATGTTGTTGATAACTTTCCTTACAGAGATTTGCGCGACTATTATCAGAAGTGGTACAGGCCTGATCTTCAGGCCATCGTGGTTGTGGGCGACTTCGATGTGGATATGATGGAGAAGAAAATCCAGAAACTTTTCGGTAAGATCAAAGCCCATAAGAATCCTGCAGAGCGTGTCTATTATCCCGTAAACAACAACGACAAGATGATAGTTGCCATTGAGAAGGACAAGGAGCAGCCTATTATCATCGGTCATCTCTACATGAAAACCGATGCCACTCCTGACAGCGAAAAGAGCCAGGTAAAGTATCAGCGTGATGACTATGTAAGCGGACTCATTACTTACATGCTCAATGACCGTCTCTCAGAAAAGAAACAGGTGGCAAATCCTCCATTCATGAGTGCTACCGTAAGGAATGGTGCTTTTTTTGTTTCCCGTACCAAGGATGCCTTCAGTATGAGCATCAGCTGCAAGCAGGATCACGTACTCGGTGGTATCTACGAGGCTGTGGGTGAAATAGAACGTGCCCGCCAGCATGGTTTTACAGAG is a window from the Segatella copri genome containing:
- a CDS encoding DUF4876 domain-containing protein, with the translated sequence MKKLILKSMMLLSVLALTFTSCSDNDDKVVTTPVSLSIEMPLGLENIVLSNAKAVFTNVTTNETFIQEQFQEKNGSFMASLADVPEGTYNVAISGDLSFTKDGIAGSSKINQKSENVSVKSGNAQVKLAVNTFNAKGGFVISEIFFTGTLTPEGKQYSDDQYFILSNNSDVTLYADSIAVLESKFLTVTKYDYNPDIMNEAMTVDAIYMIPGKGTEVAVEPGKSLVLALNAKNHTEANSASFDLSKADYEFYDESSNPRFTDDDNASVPNLDKWYCSSRTYFSLHNRGFNTYAIARMHGDKEKYLEENTYDASYVMKVNGNAFPMTAKNCIKVPNSWILDAVNLSIASMWQWNLVAANLDAGWAHCGQVDKDENRYGKSVIRKKDADGKWVDTNNSTNDFESDATVSFLKK